Proteins from a single region of Sporosarcina sp. P33:
- a CDS encoding enoyl-CoA hydratase/isomerase family protein — protein sequence MAYEKYEAISVHVENGVCTVTLNRPEIKNALVQEMRDELMEFFSVVGSDDDVKTIVLTGKESVFSAGGDLKALQNLNSTQVRNRLKTSQGLIRSILNLEKPVIAVVNGVATGAGFSLAVACDIIYAAKSAVFIQGFIKIGVVPDMGSLYFLPRLIGRHRAMEMMLLGEKVQAEQMQKLGVVNAVHEDDSVLDEALITARKLAASPRLAMGLTKRLTNSSVLSDIEDTFELEAFAQGMCFESDDFKEGVQSFFEKRKPVFK from the coding sequence ATGGCATATGAAAAATATGAAGCTATTAGTGTACATGTCGAGAATGGCGTTTGCACAGTGACATTAAACAGACCGGAAATTAAAAATGCTCTTGTGCAAGAAATGCGGGACGAGCTGATGGAGTTCTTTTCTGTGGTCGGAAGTGATGACGACGTAAAGACGATTGTCTTAACTGGAAAAGAAAGCGTTTTCTCGGCCGGCGGGGATTTAAAAGCTTTACAGAATTTAAATTCGACACAAGTAAGAAACCGGCTAAAAACGAGTCAGGGACTGATCAGGTCCATTCTAAACTTGGAAAAACCGGTTATTGCAGTAGTGAATGGTGTTGCAACCGGAGCGGGCTTTAGTCTGGCGGTGGCATGCGATATCATCTACGCAGCTAAATCTGCAGTATTTATTCAAGGGTTTATAAAAATTGGTGTTGTGCCAGACATGGGATCTCTGTACTTCCTTCCGCGTCTGATCGGCCGTCATCGCGCAATGGAAATGATGCTGCTGGGTGAAAAAGTGCAGGCTGAACAAATGCAGAAGTTAGGCGTTGTGAATGCAGTGCATGAAGATGACAGCGTTCTGGATGAGGCGTTAATTACAGCCCGAAAATTGGCTGCAAGCCCCAGATTAGCAATGGGTCTTACGAAAAGACTGACGAACAGCAGTGTGTTATCTGATATTGAAGACACATTTGAGCTGGAAGCTTTCGCGCAAGGTATGTGTTTTGAATCAGATGATTTTAAAGAAGGCGTGCAGTCGTTCTTTGAAAAGAGAAAACCTGTATTTAAGTAA
- a CDS encoding acyl-CoA dehydrogenase family protein — protein sequence MSTVSMTKSGKAKRPFFTTEHEMFRETLQKYLEREAVPHYDQWEKDRLVPRSFWEGLGENGFLCPEVGEEYGGLGLDFGFSSILGEELSRVGAGILGVSTHSNIVVPYIDSFGSEQQRKKFLPKFVTGESIAAIAMTEPGTGSDLANIKTTAVRDGDHYILNGEKTFITNGIHADVVIVACKTDTKIKPAHRGISLLIVERGMPGFSRGKKLDKIGMHSQDTSELIFEDVRVPVENLLGEEGRGFSYLMQKLQQERIVSANNALVAAEDMLELTIDYVTKREAFGAPLSKLQNTQFKIAEIATQVQIGRTFIDTLIVKQINEEEMVTEVSMAKWWITDMAKRISGECMQLHGGYGYMEEYKIARRYRDIPITTVYAGSNEIMKVIIAKQLGL from the coding sequence ATGAGCACAGTATCCATGACGAAAAGCGGAAAGGCTAAGCGCCCGTTTTTCACTACGGAGCATGAAATGTTCCGTGAAACATTACAGAAATACCTTGAGAGAGAAGCGGTGCCGCACTATGATCAATGGGAAAAAGATCGTCTCGTTCCGCGTTCGTTCTGGGAGGGACTTGGAGAAAATGGTTTCTTATGCCCTGAGGTTGGAGAGGAATACGGCGGGCTGGGTCTGGACTTCGGATTCTCTAGTATTCTAGGAGAAGAGTTATCGAGAGTCGGTGCCGGAATTCTTGGAGTATCTACACATAGTAATATTGTTGTTCCGTACATCGATTCATTTGGAAGTGAGCAGCAAAGGAAAAAATTCTTGCCGAAGTTTGTTACAGGGGAAAGCATTGCGGCCATCGCGATGACTGAGCCGGGAACAGGTTCAGACTTGGCTAACATCAAAACGACGGCAGTAAGAGACGGCGATCATTATATCCTAAATGGTGAAAAAACGTTTATTACGAATGGTATTCATGCGGACGTAGTCATAGTGGCCTGTAAAACAGATACAAAAATCAAGCCTGCTCACCGCGGTATAAGCTTATTAATCGTTGAGAGAGGTATGCCAGGATTCTCACGCGGGAAAAAGCTGGATAAAATCGGAATGCACAGCCAGGACACTTCGGAATTGATTTTTGAAGATGTGCGCGTGCCGGTTGAAAATCTGCTTGGTGAAGAAGGCAGAGGATTTTCATACTTAATGCAAAAACTGCAGCAGGAGAGAATTGTATCTGCGAACAATGCGCTGGTGGCTGCAGAAGATATGCTTGAGTTAACTATTGACTATGTGACAAAGCGCGAAGCTTTTGGAGCACCGCTCAGCAAACTTCAAAATACCCAATTTAAAATTGCGGAGATTGCAACGCAAGTGCAGATTGGCAGAACCTTCATAGATACTTTGATTGTCAAACAAATCAATGAAGAAGAAATGGTGACAGAAGTATCCATGGCGAAGTGGTGGATCACAGATATGGCGAAACGAATTTCAGGAGAATGTATGCAGCTCCATGGTGGATATGGCTATATGGAAGAGTATAAGATTGCCAGACGTTATCGCGACATTCCGATTACAACGGTCTATGCAGGAAGTAATGAAATTATGAAAGTGATTATTGCAAAACAATTAGGTTTGTAA
- a CDS encoding SDR family NAD(P)-dependent oxidoreductase, with translation MTNLTGKVAIVTGSGRGIGRDIALLLAKEGASVVVNDLGASSVGEGEDSKVADEVVKEITDAGGKAVANYDSVAEYDSANNIVQTALDAFGRIDIVVNNAGILRDRMVFKMSESEWDSVLQVHLKGCFNMISAASTHFKEQKSGRFINFTSTSGLIGNIGQSNYAAAKLGIVGLSKVTALDMARYNVTSNCISPFAWSRLIGTIPTDTEAEEARVKKLKQLSPAHIAPLVAFLASEDASDVSGQIFGVRGKEIMVFSQPRPVRSVYNAEGWSVESLSDIKGALQSSFTPLEVSSDVFPYEPLV, from the coding sequence ATGACAAATTTAACAGGCAAAGTAGCAATCGTAACAGGATCAGGAAGAGGAATTGGGCGTGACATCGCACTGCTGCTTGCAAAAGAAGGAGCAAGTGTAGTCGTCAACGATTTAGGTGCAAGTTCTGTCGGTGAAGGTGAAGATTCCAAAGTAGCTGATGAGGTAGTAAAAGAAATTACTGATGCGGGCGGAAAAGCAGTTGCAAACTATGATTCCGTAGCAGAATACGATAGCGCAAATAATATTGTTCAGACAGCTCTTGATGCGTTTGGACGAATCGATATTGTTGTAAATAATGCCGGAATTTTAAGAGACCGTATGGTGTTTAAAATGAGCGAAAGTGAATGGGATTCTGTCCTTCAAGTTCACTTAAAAGGCTGCTTCAACATGATCAGTGCAGCTTCTACTCACTTTAAAGAGCAGAAAAGCGGACGTTTTATCAACTTCACTTCAACTTCAGGATTGATCGGTAATATCGGGCAGTCAAACTATGCTGCTGCGAAGCTGGGGATTGTTGGTCTGTCTAAAGTAACAGCGCTGGATATGGCTAGATATAATGTAACTTCTAACTGTATTTCACCATTTGCATGGAGCCGCCTGATTGGAACTATTCCGACAGATACAGAGGCAGAAGAGGCACGTGTTAAGAAATTAAAGCAATTGTCACCTGCTCATATCGCGCCGCTTGTAGCATTCTTAGCTTCAGAAGATGCGTCAGACGTTTCGGGTCAAATTTTCGGTGTCAGAGGAAAAGAAATTATGGTATTCTCGCAGCCGCGTCCGGTGCGCTCTGTTTATAATGCTGAAGGATGGTCAGTTGAAAGCCTGAGTGACATCAAAGGCGCTCTTCAGTCAAGCTTCACTCCTTTAGAAGTCAGTTCAGATGTATTCCCGTACGAGCCGCTCGTTTAA
- a CDS encoding MarR family winged helix-turn-helix transcriptional regulator: protein MKPHQLFFHQYRSMYRPYINAANDCLGRHQLFTAQWAVMKYIISTGPRTLVDIAAYQHVEKPTITRTVQKLIELHYVEVIPGKDKREKKIQLTELGRQVSADVEITIEQFQLNALEGISIKEQMEVSRILEKVKNNLVK from the coding sequence GTGAAACCACATCAGCTATTCTTCCATCAATACAGATCAATGTATCGTCCTTATATCAATGCAGCTAATGACTGCTTGGGAAGGCATCAGCTGTTTACCGCACAATGGGCTGTAATGAAATACATTATCTCCACAGGACCACGCACACTCGTTGACATTGCAGCTTATCAGCATGTTGAAAAGCCAACCATTACACGGACAGTGCAAAAATTAATTGAACTTCATTATGTAGAAGTGATTCCTGGAAAAGATAAACGTGAAAAAAAGATCCAATTGACCGAACTTGGCCGGCAAGTGTCTGCGGACGTTGAAATTACTATTGAACAATTTCAGCTGAATGCTTTGGAAGGAATCAGTATCAAGGAACAAATGGAAGTCAGCCGCATATTGGAGAAAGTAAAAAACAACTTAGTAAAATAG